From the genome of Epinephelus moara isolate mb chromosome 10, YSFRI_EMoa_1.0, whole genome shotgun sequence, one region includes:
- the LOC126396725 gene encoding complement C1q tumor necrosis factor-related protein 7, protein MNSCQLWDLRMWTLMGVVCLCHCVFGQLFETKLKGAPRLICSVPGSPGPPGKPGPSGPPGADGNVGIPGRDGRDGRKGEKGEKGDTGLKGRVGPTGKIGTRGDRGPAGKRGPTGGNGDVGLPGSTGRNGEKGEKGERGPRGTAGTCKCGSLLPKSAFSVGITSSYPAENTPIKFNKVLFDEGGHYNPQTGKFICAYPGIYYFSYDITLANKHLAIGLVQNGQYRIKTFDANTGNHDVASGATVMYLNPEDEVWLEIFFHDQNGLFADPGWADSLFSGFLLYADTNYFDALAEDYA, encoded by the exons ATGAACAGCTGCCAACTGTGGG ATCTGAGGATGTGGACGTTGATGGGAGTAGTCTGTCTGTGCCACTGTGTCTTCGGACAGCTGTTTGAGACCAAACTGAAAGGAGCACCGCGTCTGATCTGCAGTGTCCCCGGGTCACCGGGCCCGCCTGGCAAACCCGGTCCCAGCGGGCCCCCAGGAGCAGATGGGAATGTGGGTATCCCGGGAAGAGATGGCAGAGATGGCAGGAAGGGTGAAAAGGGAGAAAAGGGAGACACAG GGTTGAAGGGCAGAGTTGGCCCGACAGGTAAGATAGGAACCCGAGGTGATCGTGGCCCTGCGGGGAAACGAGGCCCCACAGGAGGGAACGGAGACGTGGGCCTTCCTGGTTCTACAGGCCGCAACggagaaaaaggagagaaggGCGAAAGAGGGCCACGTGGAACTGCAGGAACCTGCAAGTGTGGCAGCCTTCTGCCTAAATCTGCCTTCTCGGTGGGGATCACCAGCAGCTACCCTGCAGAGAACACTCCCATCAAGTTCAACAAGGTGCTGTTTGATGAGGGCGGACACTACAACCCACAGACGGGCAAGTTCATCTGTGCATACCCAGGCATTTATTATTTCTCCTATGACATTACATTGGCCAATAAACATCTGGCCATCGGTCTGGTGCAGAATGGCCAGTACCGCATTAAAACCTTTGATGCCAACACGGGAAACCATGACGTAGCATCTGGGGCCACTGTGATGTACCTGAACCCAGAAGATGAGGTGTGGCTGGAGATCTTCTTTCACGACCAGAATGGTTTATTTGCAGACCCGGGCTGGGCCGACAGCTTGTTCTCTGGCTTCCTTCTCTATGCAGACACAAACTATTTTGACGCACTGGCCGAGGACTATgcatag